In the genome of Actinomycetes bacterium, one region contains:
- a CDS encoding DUF1957 domain-containing protein has translation MSNPQSPVGTFCLVLHTHLPWLAHHGSWPVGEEWLHQAWAMSYDPVVTVLDELADAGQQDLLTLGVTPIVAAQLDDPYCLDLQQIWLADRHWRAVGMTAEPDPMRRELGGWEAEQSLRAQESFENRWCHGGSPVLRDLADRGAIELLGGPLAHPFQPLLDEDLVAYELQAGREDSLLRYGQRPRGIWAPECGYRPGLEDFYQQAGIGHFLLDGPTLQHVGAPTSAGTLIGDSDVVGFGRDLEVSYRVWSPRRGYPGGKWYRDFHTYDHDWGFRHSRVTSTSTAPEDKAPYDPNRALAAAEADARDFVDVVRRRLTDIAGEQGHPGLVVAAYDTELFGHWWHEGPHWLRRVLQLLPEAGVQVTTLSGAVDAGLVTGRTQPESGSWGAGKDWHIWDGEAVHSMVADNTTAQDRVLRLLKSLPREQRSPVADQLLRNLVLALQSDWAFMISHESAAGYAADRHRAHHVNVSQLAKLVERTGWDSAAAIAAAADHRQFDGPFGHIDARAIGYGH, from the coding sequence ATGAGTAATCCGCAGTCACCGGTCGGCACGTTTTGTTTGGTGCTTCACACCCACCTGCCGTGGCTAGCGCACCACGGCTCCTGGCCAGTGGGAGAAGAGTGGCTGCATCAGGCCTGGGCGATGTCTTACGACCCAGTGGTCACGGTCCTGGATGAGTTGGCTGATGCTGGCCAGCAGGATCTACTCACCCTGGGCGTGACGCCGATCGTTGCCGCCCAGTTAGACGATCCCTACTGCCTGGACCTGCAGCAGATCTGGCTGGCCGACCGGCATTGGCGGGCCGTCGGGATGACCGCAGAACCTGACCCAATGCGCCGCGAACTCGGCGGCTGGGAAGCCGAGCAGTCGCTGCGCGCCCAGGAGTCATTCGAGAACCGCTGGTGCCACGGCGGTTCGCCGGTTCTGCGCGACCTGGCCGACCGGGGCGCGATTGAACTGCTGGGCGGACCCCTGGCACACCCGTTTCAGCCGCTGCTGGACGAAGACTTGGTGGCATATGAGCTGCAGGCCGGACGTGAGGATTCGTTGCTGCGCTACGGGCAGCGACCCCGAGGAATCTGGGCGCCGGAATGCGGCTACCGCCCCGGGCTGGAGGATTTTTACCAGCAAGCGGGAATAGGCCACTTCTTGTTGGATGGGCCCACCCTGCAACACGTGGGGGCACCCACGAGCGCCGGCACCCTGATCGGCGACTCCGACGTGGTTGGATTTGGTCGTGACCTAGAGGTCAGCTATCGGGTGTGGTCGCCGCGCCGCGGTTATCCCGGGGGCAAGTGGTACCGGGACTTTCACACTTACGACCACGACTGGGGGTTCCGGCACAGCCGGGTGACCAGCACTAGCACCGCCCCGGAAGACAAAGCCCCTTACGATCCGAACCGCGCGTTAGCGGCAGCGGAAGCCGATGCCCGCGACTTCGTCGATGTGGTCAGGCGACGGCTCACCGATATTGCCGGCGAGCAAGGACACCCCGGCCTCGTAGTCGCCGCCTACGACACCGAACTCTTTGGCCACTGGTGGCACGAAGGCCCGCACTGGCTGCGTCGCGTCCTGCAACTACTGCCCGAGGCCGGGGTGCAGGTGACCACACTGTCTGGTGCCGTGGATGCGGGCCTGGTTACCGGGCGCACCCAGCCGGAGTCGGGTTCCTGGGGGGCAGGTAAGGACTGGCATATCTGGGACGGCGAAGCGGTGCACAGCATGGTGGCGGACAACACCACCGCCCAGGACCGAGTGCTGCGGTTATTGAAGAGCTTGCCGCGCGAGCAACGCAGCCCGGTCGCAGATCAGTTGCTGCGAAATCTAGTGCTGGCGTTGCAGTCGGACTGGGCGTTCATGATCAGCCACGAGTCGGCTGCTGGCTACGCCGCTGACCGACACCGCGCTCATCACGTCAACGTCTCCCAGTTGGCCAAACTGGTGGAACGCACCGGCTGGGACTCAGCCGCAGCGATCGCAGCAGCCGCTGATCACCGGCAATTCGACGGACCGTTTGGCCACATCGACGCCCGCGCGATCGGGTACGGTCACTAG
- a CDS encoding calcium:proton antiporter — protein MAPPSLLRTEWTWLIVAATAVLFSLFGSQWTSNLSSFGEVAVIFGWLFVVILLAAFNVVRHAEALAVKLGEPLGTLILTLSVISIEVLMISSVMLTGDNQPTLARDTMFAVTMIVLCGLVGLALLVGGLKHHEQSYNLQGANAYLAVIMPLALLGLVLPDFTTSTDDQTLSTTQEIMFMVIFLALYGVFLAIQTVRHREIFIAPTTSPQPATAQATTTSSGAAAVIAAGSETDDAEDDNEDDEDDLADDAHDEHPGLVVRSVSTHALLLLAFLIPVVLLSKELAYPIDYVIEESGAPVALGGFIVALLILSPEAMTGLRAALANKLQRSVNLYLGSIAATIGLTIPAVLAVGIVTGKAIVLGLEPKSIVLLAATLAVSMLTFASRRTNVLHGVVHLALFAAYLMLLFD, from the coding sequence ATGGCACCACCTTCTTTGCTGCGGACCGAATGGACCTGGCTGATCGTCGCTGCGACCGCGGTGTTGTTCAGTCTCTTTGGCAGTCAATGGACGTCTAATCTGAGCAGCTTTGGCGAGGTTGCGGTGATCTTTGGCTGGTTGTTCGTGGTGATCCTGCTGGCTGCGTTCAACGTGGTGCGCCATGCGGAAGCGCTCGCGGTGAAGTTGGGCGAACCACTCGGGACGCTCATCCTGACACTCAGCGTGATCTCCATCGAGGTGCTGATGATCTCCTCGGTGATGCTCACCGGAGACAACCAACCCACCTTGGCCCGAGACACCATGTTCGCGGTCACCATGATTGTGCTGTGCGGTCTCGTCGGTTTGGCACTGCTGGTGGGCGGACTGAAGCACCACGAACAGAGCTATAACCTGCAAGGCGCCAATGCCTACCTCGCTGTCATCATGCCGCTGGCGCTTCTGGGGCTCGTACTGCCGGACTTCACCACCAGTACCGACGATCAGACTTTGAGCACTACCCAAGAGATCATGTTCATGGTGATCTTCCTCGCCCTATATGGCGTATTTCTAGCGATCCAAACCGTGCGGCATCGAGAAATCTTCATTGCGCCCACGACGTCGCCGCAGCCGGCAACCGCCCAGGCGACAACCACATCGTCTGGCGCCGCAGCGGTTATCGCTGCCGGCAGCGAGACTGACGACGCCGAGGACGACAACGAGGACGACGAAGATGATCTAGCGGATGACGCTCACGACGAGCATCCGGGGCTGGTTGTCCGGTCTGTGAGCACGCACGCGCTGCTGCTGTTGGCGTTCCTGATCCCAGTGGTGCTGCTGTCCAAAGAACTGGCCTACCCAATCGACTACGTAATCGAGGAGTCTGGCGCACCGGTCGCACTCGGCGGTTTTATCGTTGCGCTGTTGATCCTGTCGCCGGAAGCCATGACCGGTCTGCGGGCGGCGCTGGCCAACAAACTGCAACGCTCGGTGAATCTATACTTGGGGTCGATTGCAGCCACGATTGGCCTGACTATCCCCGCAGTGTTGGCGGTGGGCATCGTCACCGGCAAAGCGATTGTCTTGGGTTTGGAGCCGAAGAGCATCGTGTTGCTGGCCGCAACCCTGGCGGTATCGATGCTGACGTTCGCAAGCCGACGAACCAACGTCTTGCATGGGGTGGTGCACCTCGCGCTCTTCGCCGCTTACCTGATGCTGCTCTTCGACTAG
- a CDS encoding class I SAM-dependent methyltransferase: MARENYWFRRHEAVYEWIRSSGIAGVVVEAGCGEGYGAELLRQAGTEVIAVDYDETAVSHVSARYPEVSAVRANLVDLPLDDGCADLLVSLQVIEHLWDLAGFFREAHRVLRPGGRIVVSTPNRLTFSPGLGRGEKPTNPFHVEEFDADQIAPLLTEAGFVDPRTFGLFLGPRLTEMEADRGPLVQRQVDAILAEEWPEQLDADVAAVTVTDFTVELLDENPDLAPSSLDLIGTARKAGG; encoded by the coding sequence ATTGCCCGGGAAAACTACTGGTTCCGCAGGCATGAGGCCGTCTATGAGTGGATTCGTAGCTCGGGGATCGCTGGGGTAGTCGTGGAAGCGGGCTGTGGCGAGGGCTATGGCGCTGAGTTGCTGCGGCAAGCCGGCACTGAAGTGATTGCGGTGGACTACGACGAGACCGCGGTGAGTCATGTCTCCGCCCGGTATCCGGAGGTCTCCGCAGTCCGGGCGAACCTGGTGGATCTGCCGCTAGATGACGGCTGCGCTGACCTGCTGGTCAGTTTGCAAGTCATCGAACACCTGTGGGATTTGGCCGGTTTCTTCCGCGAAGCCCACCGAGTATTGCGGCCCGGTGGTCGGATCGTGGTGTCGACGCCGAACCGACTGACGTTTTCCCCGGGTCTGGGGCGGGGTGAGAAGCCCACCAACCCGTTCCACGTCGAGGAGTTCGACGCCGACCAGATCGCACCGCTGCTCACCGAGGCTGGATTCGTTGATCCCCGCACGTTCGGGCTCTTCCTGGGCCCCCGATTGACTGAGATGGAAGCTGACCGCGGCCCACTGGTGCAACGCCAGGTGGATGCGATCTTGGCCGAGGAGTGGCCGGAGCAACTCGACGCTGACGTGGCCGCCGTAACCGTGACCGACTTCACCGTGGAACTGCTCGACGAAAACCCCGACCTCGCGCCCTCATCGCTGGACCTGATCGGCACCGCTCGCAAGGCCGGCGGATGA